A single window of Streptomyces sp. NBC_00464 DNA harbors:
- a CDS encoding (R)-mandelonitrile lyase, giving the protein MRITRNRPDTQCGPAEHFNGTVWIDELAAPEPPSRLRLFSVHFAPGGHTGWHTHPHGQVLHVTEGEGLVQRRGGPVEAIRAGDTVWIEQGEWHWHGAAPRTFMTHLALVEAAEDGSTIHWHSEARVPEYPAA; this is encoded by the coding sequence ATGCGCATCACCAGGAACAGGCCGGACACTCAGTGCGGACCGGCCGAGCACTTCAACGGCACTGTCTGGATCGACGAGCTCGCGGCGCCCGAACCGCCGTCCAGGCTGAGGCTGTTCAGCGTGCACTTCGCACCGGGCGGTCACACCGGATGGCACACCCACCCGCACGGCCAGGTCCTCCACGTCACCGAGGGCGAAGGTCTGGTGCAGCGCAGAGGCGGGCCCGTGGAGGCGATCCGGGCGGGCGACACGGTGTGGATCGAGCAGGGCGAGTGGCACTGGCACGGCGCCGCACCGCGCACGTTCATGACCCATCTCGCCCTCGTGGAGGCGGCCGAGGACGGCAGCACCATCCACTGGCACAGCGAGGCCCGCGTCCCCGAGTACCCCGCAGCCTGA
- a CDS encoding TetR/AcrR family transcriptional regulator has product MSTSDRLIEATRELLWERGYVGTSPKAIQQHAGAGQGSMYHHFAGKPDLALTAIRRTAEELRATAGRVLDAPGSAYERISGYLLRERDVLRGCPVGRLTMDPEVVASDELRAPVDETITWLRGRLAEIVQEGLDGGEFSPSLVPDDIAAAIVATVQGGYVLARASGSTDAFDAAARGLLTLLAPGTAAS; this is encoded by the coding sequence ATGAGCACTTCGGACCGTCTGATCGAAGCCACCAGGGAGCTCCTGTGGGAGCGCGGATACGTGGGCACCAGCCCCAAGGCCATCCAGCAGCATGCGGGCGCGGGCCAGGGCAGCATGTACCACCACTTCGCCGGCAAGCCGGATCTGGCCCTGACGGCCATCCGCCGCACGGCCGAGGAGTTGCGCGCCACGGCGGGCAGGGTGCTGGACGCACCCGGGTCGGCGTACGAGCGGATCTCGGGCTATCTGCTGCGGGAGCGCGATGTGCTGCGCGGCTGCCCGGTGGGGCGGCTGACGATGGACCCGGAGGTCGTCGCGAGCGACGAACTGCGGGCACCCGTCGACGAGACGATCACCTGGCTCCGCGGCCGGCTCGCCGAGATCGTCCAGGAGGGCCTGGACGGCGGCGAGTTCAGCCCTTCGCTGGTCCCCGACGACATCGCGGCGGCGATCGTCGCGACCGTACAGGGTGGTTATGTGCTGGCCCGCGCCTCGGGCTCGACGGACGCCTTCGACGCGGCCGCACGCGGGCTGCTGACGCTGCTCGCCCCTGGTACGGCCGCCTCCTGA
- a CDS encoding phosphotriesterase family protein, whose translation MVAAVRTVLGDIPAGELGVCDAHDHLFLRSPVLPGQELDDPVTAAERLRAFSGFGGRSVVQWTPYGMGRRADLLAELSRSAGTHVVAATGLHQAVHYPAALLDRIRSTLASLFVSELTAGIGSTTVRAGLIKVAGAFHTVDAHARLTMTAAAEAHHRTGAPIAVHLELGTAALDVLDLLCGTLGVPPHRVILGHLGRSPDGAAHREVARAGAFLAFDGPSRAHHATDWRLPEELAALAGAGFGGQLLLGGDTTVPETPGMPYLLRRLRPRLTEVLGAGAVEDMLVANPARAFAFEAPTRVD comes from the coding sequence GTGGTAGCCGCGGTCCGCACCGTCCTCGGGGACATCCCCGCAGGCGAACTCGGTGTGTGCGACGCCCATGACCATCTCTTCCTGCGCAGCCCGGTGCTGCCGGGCCAGGAGCTCGACGACCCCGTGACCGCGGCCGAACGGCTGCGCGCCTTCAGCGGGTTCGGCGGCCGGTCCGTCGTGCAGTGGACGCCGTACGGCATGGGACGCCGGGCCGATCTGCTGGCGGAGCTGTCCCGTTCGGCGGGTACGCATGTGGTGGCGGCGACGGGGCTGCACCAGGCCGTGCACTACCCGGCCGCGCTGCTCGACCGGATCCGGTCCACTCTCGCCTCGCTGTTCGTCTCCGAGCTGACCGCCGGAATCGGCTCCACGACAGTCCGAGCAGGGCTGATCAAGGTCGCCGGCGCCTTCCACACGGTCGACGCCCACGCCCGGCTCACCATGACGGCGGCCGCCGAGGCGCATCACCGTACGGGCGCGCCGATCGCCGTCCATCTGGAGCTGGGCACGGCAGCCCTGGACGTACTCGACCTGCTCTGCGGCACGTTGGGGGTCCCGCCGCACCGCGTGATCCTCGGTCATCTCGGCCGGTCGCCCGACGGCGCCGCCCATCGGGAGGTGGCGCGGGCCGGGGCCTTCCTCGCGTTCGACGGCCCGTCGCGGGCCCACCATGCGACGGACTGGCGGCTGCCCGAGGAGCTCGCGGCGCTGGCCGGGGCCGGGTTCGGCGGGCAGTTGCTGCTGGGCGGTGACACCACCGTGCCGGAGACCCCGGGCATGCCGTATCTGCTGCGCCGGCTGCGCCCCCGCCTGACCGAGGTGCTGGGAGCCGGGGCCGTGGAGGACATGCTGGTCGCCAACCCGGCACGGGCGTTCGCGTTCGAGGCGCCGACGCGGGTCGACTGA
- a CDS encoding ROK family protein: MNGKVTTTRTKLERGRSALGPALELVHTGRAPTRAVLTSELGVTRATAGAVAAELEALGLIQVDSSPGSAAGSQGRPSHRLAVRESGPVALAAQVHADGFRAALVGLGGRLVATAPGCVTITADPAQVIGEVVDDCARLLRDSGLRCVGAGLAVPSAVAEPEGTALNPLHIAWPAGAPVREIFATCVREAGITGPAFTGNDVNLAALAEHRHGAGRGAQHLLCVATGHRGVGGALVLDGRLHSGSSGLALEVGHLTVHPEGRPCHCGGRGCLDVETDPLAFLTAAGRAPGPEESLLKQSGDLLRNEYGDAAVRNAAEELIDRLGLGLAGLVNILNPDRIILGGLHRALLDADPERLRAVVADRSLWGRSGSVPILPCTLDHNSLVGAAELAWQPVLDDPLGALA, translated from the coding sequence ATGAACGGCAAGGTGACCACCACCCGGACGAAGTTGGAGAGGGGCCGCAGCGCGCTCGGACCCGCGCTGGAGCTGGTCCACACCGGACGCGCGCCCACTCGCGCCGTCCTCACCTCCGAGCTGGGCGTCACCCGCGCCACCGCCGGAGCGGTCGCCGCGGAGCTGGAGGCCCTCGGCCTGATCCAGGTCGACTCCAGCCCCGGATCGGCGGCCGGCTCACAGGGCCGGCCCTCGCACCGGCTGGCCGTGCGCGAGTCCGGGCCGGTGGCCCTCGCCGCCCAGGTGCACGCGGACGGATTCCGGGCCGCGCTGGTCGGGCTCGGCGGCCGGCTCGTCGCGACCGCCCCAGGCTGTGTCACGATCACGGCCGATCCTGCCCAGGTCATCGGCGAAGTCGTGGACGACTGCGCCCGGTTGCTGCGCGACAGTGGCCTGCGATGCGTCGGCGCGGGGCTCGCGGTGCCCTCGGCCGTCGCCGAGCCGGAGGGCACCGCCCTCAACCCGCTCCACATCGCCTGGCCGGCCGGGGCCCCGGTTCGCGAGATCTTCGCCACATGCGTCCGCGAAGCGGGCATCACCGGACCGGCGTTCACGGGAAACGACGTCAACCTCGCCGCGCTTGCCGAGCACCGTCACGGAGCCGGGCGCGGTGCCCAGCACCTGCTGTGCGTCGCCACCGGCCACCGCGGTGTCGGCGGCGCGCTCGTCCTGGACGGCCGTCTGCACAGCGGGAGTTCGGGGCTCGCCCTGGAGGTCGGTCATCTCACCGTCCACCCCGAGGGCCGGCCCTGCCACTGCGGTGGCCGTGGCTGTCTCGACGTGGAGACGGACCCGCTCGCCTTCCTCACCGCGGCCGGACGCGCACCCGGCCCCGAGGAGTCGCTGCTCAAGCAGTCCGGGGACCTGCTGCGCAACGAGTACGGCGACGCGGCAGTGCGCAACGCCGCGGAGGAACTGATCGACCGGCTGGGCCTCGGGCTCGCCGGCCTCGTCAACATCCTCAACCCGGACCGCATCATCCTCGGAGGCCTGCACCGCGCCCTGCTGGACGCCGACCCGGAACGGCTGCGCGCGGTGGTCGCGGACCGCAGCCTCTGGGGGCGGAGCGGCAGTGTGCCGATCCTGCCCTGCACCCTCGACCACAACAGCCTGGTCGGCGCGGCGGAGCTGGCCTGGCAGCCGGTGCTGGACGACCCGCTGGGCGCGCTCGCCTGA
- a CDS encoding DUF4865 family protein, which translates to MHAMQYEITLPADYDMGIIRDRVATRGHLMDAFPGLGIKAYLMRARGKDSPVSQYAPFYLWTAPEGMNSFLRGPGFQGIVQDFGRPEVQHWTGLSYEEGPSPATLPRSATRLRSPVPPSAAPADAIGAALEESRRLAKVPGAVATALAYDPRHWELLHFTLWDHPAPQEAGERYEVLHLSGPERERLGTERQW; encoded by the coding sequence ATGCACGCGATGCAGTACGAGATCACGCTGCCCGCCGACTACGACATGGGCATCATCCGCGACCGGGTGGCGACGCGGGGCCACCTCATGGACGCCTTTCCGGGTCTCGGCATCAAGGCGTACCTGATGCGGGCGCGCGGCAAGGACTCCCCGGTCAGCCAGTACGCGCCGTTCTATCTGTGGACCGCTCCCGAAGGCATGAACTCCTTTCTCCGGGGGCCCGGATTCCAGGGCATCGTCCAGGACTTCGGGCGCCCCGAGGTACAGCACTGGACCGGCCTGTCGTACGAGGAGGGCCCGTCACCGGCCACGCTGCCCCGCTCGGCCACCCGCCTCCGTTCACCCGTCCCGCCCTCGGCCGCTCCGGCGGACGCGATCGGGGCCGCACTGGAGGAGAGCCGGCGCCTCGCGAAGGTGCCCGGTGCGGTCGCCACGGCGCTGGCCTACGACCCCCGCCACTGGGAGCTGCTCCACTTCACGCTCTGGGACCACCCCGCGCCCCAGGAGGCCGGGGAACGCTACGAGGTACTCCACCTCAGCGGACCGGAGCGCGAACGGCTCGGGACGGAGCGCCAGTGGTAG